The following are from one region of the Anaeropeptidivorans aminofermentans genome:
- a CDS encoding protein-glutamate methylesterase/protein-glutamine glutaminase → MYTLKNIKVLVIDDSLLFREMLVKVLSSDSQIEVIAVASDPFEARDKIIETVPDVIICDVEMPKMNGIDFLRWLLPRHFFPVIMVSTINSAVFEAMGAGAVDFVEKPGVQSKDNERFAADLIQKIKAAAAVKSPPAKLAAASVKVSGNMLNNTERIIAIGASTGGTEAIFSILKSLPSGIPGIVIVQHIPPIFSRMFAERMNNQTDLHVKEAEIGDYVEEGKVLIAPGDRHMKIRKIGKRYKVECVQGDKVSGHCPSVDVLFESVAKEAGNSAIGILLTGMGHDGAKGLLSIRSKGGRTIGQDEASSIVYGMPKVAFDIGGVEMQASLENIPQVLINLLG, encoded by the coding sequence ATGTATACGCTAAAGAATATTAAAGTTTTGGTAATTGACGACAGTTTGCTGTTCCGTGAAATGCTTGTCAAGGTTCTCTCCTCAGATTCGCAGATAGAAGTAATTGCTGTTGCATCAGACCCCTTTGAGGCAAGGGATAAAATTATAGAGACGGTTCCCGATGTGATTATCTGTGATGTGGAAATGCCTAAAATGAACGGAATAGATTTTCTGCGCTGGCTGCTGCCGCGGCATTTTTTCCCTGTTATTATGGTAAGCACCATAAATAGTGCTGTTTTTGAGGCTATGGGGGCAGGGGCTGTAGATTTCGTTGAAAAGCCCGGCGTTCAGTCAAAGGATAACGAGCGGTTTGCCGCAGATTTAATACAAAAAATAAAGGCGGCGGCCGCGGTAAAATCTCCGCCTGCCAAGCTGGCAGCGGCCTCTGTAAAGGTTTCAGGCAATATGCTTAATAATACGGAGCGAATTATAGCCATAGGTGCTTCCACCGGCGGAACAGAGGCCATATTCAGCATACTCAAGTCTTTGCCTTCTGGGATTCCCGGCATTGTAATTGTGCAGCATATCCCTCCAATATTTTCAAGAATGTTTGCAGAGCGAATGAATAATCAGACTGATCTTCATGTTAAAGAAGCAGAAATCGGAGATTATGTGGAGGAGGGCAAGGTCCTTATTGCACCGGGGGACCGGCATATGAAAATAAGAAAAATCGGTAAACGGTATAAGGTGGAATGTGTTCAGGGGGATAAGGTAAGCGGACATTGCCCCTCGGTAGATGTCCTTTTTGAGTCTGTGGCAAAAGAAGCAGGAAACTCCGCTATTGGTATATTGCTTACGGGCATGGGCCATGACGGGGCAAAAGGGCTTCTTTCTATTCGGTCTAAAGGCGGGAGAACCATCGGGCAGGATGAAGCCTCATCTATTGTATATGGTATGCCGAAGGTCGCCTTTGATATCGGCGGCGTGGAGATGCAGGCATCATTGGAGAATATTCCTCAGGTGCTGATTAATCTCTTGGGGTAG